The Desulfocurvus vexinensis DSM 17965 genome segment CAGGAAGGCAGCCATGAGCTTGGCGCCCAGGGTGTCGTCGCCCGCGCCCACGAACTCCGAGGGCAGGAACACGCAGACCTTCTGCTCCAGGGCCGTGAGCTGCGCGCCGGAAAGCACCTCGCAGCCGCAGGGCGCGTCGGCCCCGGCCTCACCTTCGCGCTGGGCCGTCAGGCGCCAAGCGCCGCCCTCGGCCTGCACGGCCACGGCGTAGCCCCGGGTGCCCAGGTAGCGCGTGACGTTCTCGCGCGCGGCCTCGTTGTCCACCACCACCTCAAGGACGGCGGGGGCCTGGGTATCGACGCACTGTTTGCATTGCAGGACGGGTTGCGGGCAGGCCAGGCCCTGGCAGTCGAGAACGGGCGGGGTCATGGGGCGCTCCTTGTGCGGGGTGATGCCCCAATGAACCCCGGGGGCTGCGGCGGGTCAAATCGTTAGTTCCAATGGTTTTTGGCCTGAAGCATCGACGGGCCTGCCGCTGGCGGCCCTGTGCCCCGGGCGCCGCTCCGGGCTGGATTTCTTGGCCCGCTTGGCGTATCCAGTGCCCGTTCGGACGCAGCGGGGCGCCGTGCCCCCAGGCCCGCAAGACAAGGACGCACAGTGGGATCGGACAGCAAGAAAG includes the following:
- the yedF gene encoding sulfurtransferase-like selenium metabolism protein YedF, coding for MTPPVLDCQGLACPQPVLQCKQCVDTQAPAVLEVVVDNEAARENVTRYLGTRGYAVAVQAEGGAWRLTAQREGEAGADAPCGCEVLSGAQLTALEQKVCVFLPSEFVGAGDDTLGAKLMAAFLGTLPELGGELWRLVLVNGAVKMTVPGHPCFEKLAALAEAGVSILVCGTCLDFFGLLERKAVGQTTNMLDVVTSLQLASKVIRV